From a single Streptomyces misionensis genomic region:
- a CDS encoding DUF5691 domain-containing protein, with amino-acid sequence MNGNTTDGSGASPAGAWEDLVTAALLGTDRRPPARLAPGRPAPVALLDAAAEITVRRRAGLRPARAGRRPERAPGDPRPALPAAAARRLAMLLADRAGGASGGGRRGSSPDLTELLPQWLAAANAHGYAAPAQALPALLDAARGRTDLRPAALAFAGPRALWLARFNPDWRFALRSAPGGTALPEPGNEEAVHRLWQEGLFAERVALLGALRSRTPALARELLAGTWPTERAEDRLMFLDSLRAGLSAADEPFLEKALGDRSRNVRATAAELLSALPDSALAARMAVRASACVALDRTGGAPVITVEAPHECDSGMERDGVVATPPAGRGERSWWLGQLVEAAPLRTWPDRLGGRTASQIVALPVADDWQGELHAAWCRAAVRQRDAVWARALLGSPSAPEAGGPGAVSLAERAKLLATLDPGERAEWVAGFIATHGLSEAFQLLGVCGVPWAAPLGRAVVDALNIARDAGSYPWSFSGVMGLAERCLDPAEAARLQALLAAPDEREDAAPGAGGYWAEAFQRLVTTLRLRAAMADELSPKDTAGAPEHRPGPAAVSEAEELRSPPSGSGAGEHDATAGEDRSPRPAP; translated from the coding sequence ATGAACGGCAACACCACCGACGGCAGCGGCGCGTCCCCCGCCGGCGCCTGGGAGGACCTGGTCACCGCCGCCCTCCTCGGCACCGACCGGCGTCCTCCCGCGCGGCTCGCACCCGGCCGCCCGGCCCCCGTCGCGCTGCTGGACGCCGCCGCCGAGATCACCGTGCGGCGCCGGGCCGGACTGCGTCCCGCGCGGGCGGGACGGCGCCCGGAGCGGGCGCCCGGCGATCCCCGCCCCGCGCTGCCCGCGGCGGCGGCCCGCAGGCTGGCCATGCTGCTGGCCGACCGGGCCGGCGGCGCGTCCGGCGGCGGTCGCCGGGGCAGTTCCCCGGACCTGACGGAGCTGCTCCCGCAGTGGCTCGCGGCGGCCAACGCGCACGGGTACGCGGCCCCCGCGCAGGCGCTCCCCGCGCTGCTGGACGCGGCCCGGGGCCGTACCGACCTGCGCCCGGCCGCGCTGGCGTTCGCGGGGCCCCGGGCGCTGTGGCTGGCCCGGTTCAACCCCGACTGGCGGTTCGCCCTGCGCTCGGCCCCCGGCGGCACGGCGCTGCCGGAGCCCGGGAACGAGGAGGCGGTACACAGGCTGTGGCAGGAGGGGCTGTTCGCCGAGCGGGTGGCCCTGCTGGGCGCGCTGCGCTCCCGCACCCCCGCGCTCGCCCGCGAACTGCTGGCCGGGACCTGGCCGACGGAGCGGGCCGAGGACCGCCTGATGTTCCTGGACTCGCTGCGCGCCGGCCTGTCCGCCGCGGACGAGCCGTTCCTGGAGAAGGCACTGGGCGACCGCAGCCGCAACGTCCGGGCAACGGCGGCGGAACTGCTGTCGGCGCTGCCGGACTCGGCGCTGGCCGCGCGCATGGCCGTACGGGCGTCGGCGTGCGTGGCCCTGGACCGGACGGGCGGCGCGCCGGTGATCACGGTGGAGGCGCCGCACGAGTGCGACTCCGGCATGGAGCGCGACGGCGTGGTGGCCACCCCGCCCGCGGGCCGGGGGGAACGGTCCTGGTGGCTGGGCCAGTTGGTGGAGGCCGCGCCGCTGCGCACCTGGCCGGACCGGCTCGGCGGGCGGACGGCGTCGCAGATCGTGGCGCTGCCCGTGGCGGACGACTGGCAGGGCGAGCTGCACGCGGCCTGGTGCCGGGCGGCGGTGCGGCAGCGGGACGCCGTGTGGGCGCGGGCGCTGCTCGGCTCGCCGTCGGCCCCGGAGGCGGGCGGTCCGGGCGCGGTGTCCCTGGCCGAGCGCGCCAAGCTGCTGGCCACGCTGGACCCTGGCGAACGGGCCGAGTGGGTCGCCGGGTTCATCGCGACGCACGGACTGTCGGAGGCGTTCCAGCTGCTCGGCGTGTGCGGGGTGCCCTGGGCGGCGCCGCTGGGCCGGGCCGTGGTGGACGCCCTCAACATCGCGCGGGACGCGGGGAGTTATCCGTGGAGCTTCAGCGGGGTGATGGGGCTCGCGGAGCGCTGTCTGGACCCGGCGGAGGCCGCCCGGCTGCAGGCGCTGCTCGCGGCGCCCGACGAGCGGGAGGACGCGGCGCCGGGCGCCGGGGGTTACTGGGCCGAGGCGTTCCAGCGGCTCGTCACCACGCTGCGGCTGCGGGCGGCGATGGCCGACGAGCTGTCACCGAAGGACACCGCCGGTGCGCCGGAGCACCGGCCGGGGCCGGCCGCCGTCTCCGAGGCGGAGGAACTCCGCTCACCGCCCTCCGGCTCCGGGGCCGGGGAACACGACGCCACCGCCGGGGAAGACCGGTCCCCGCGCCCGGCACCATGA
- a CDS encoding SWIM zinc finger family protein yields MTEQGVRWTADQVLALAPDAASRKAGGKLGTAGPWSGAGSGTEAVWGLCKGSGSKPYQTVVDLTGPAYRCSCPSRKFPCKHALGLLLLWAGDDGSVPACAAPPDWAGQWLAERRGRAEKKRTEAGEGAPAADPEAARRRAERRAERVTAGATELERRLADLLRGGLAPAEQAGYGMWEETAARMVDAQAPGLAARVRELGAIPGSGAGWPARLLEECALLHLLDQGWLRRDRLPEPLAATVRSRIGLPAAADGPAERDRWLVLAQYDSADAKLTTRRIWLYGAESGRTRLVLSYGAGGRAPELSLPVGLVLDAELSGYPGAGQSRAALGERFAAPAPAGFRPSGVTTAEAVARYGTALRQDPWLESVPVTLERVVPVPDGERWQLADAEGDSALPLTRTNRSRPGPWRLLALSGGAPVTVFGECGHRGFTPLTAWPEGAREAVALC; encoded by the coding sequence ATGACTGAGCAGGGGGTGCGCTGGACCGCGGACCAGGTGCTGGCACTGGCGCCTGACGCCGCGTCACGCAAAGCGGGCGGCAAGCTCGGCACGGCGGGTCCGTGGTCCGGGGCGGGAAGCGGGACGGAGGCGGTGTGGGGGCTGTGCAAGGGCAGCGGCAGCAAGCCGTACCAGACGGTGGTCGACCTCACCGGACCGGCGTACCGGTGCAGTTGCCCGAGCCGTAAGTTCCCGTGCAAGCACGCGCTCGGGCTGCTCCTGCTGTGGGCGGGCGACGACGGCTCGGTGCCGGCCTGCGCCGCGCCGCCGGACTGGGCCGGGCAGTGGCTCGCGGAGCGGCGCGGGCGCGCGGAGAAGAAGCGGACGGAGGCCGGCGAGGGCGCCCCGGCCGCCGATCCGGAGGCGGCGCGGCGCCGGGCCGAGCGCCGGGCCGAACGGGTCACGGCGGGCGCGACCGAACTGGAGCGGCGCCTGGCCGACCTGCTGCGCGGCGGCCTCGCCCCGGCCGAACAGGCGGGGTACGGAATGTGGGAGGAGACGGCGGCCCGCATGGTCGACGCCCAGGCGCCCGGACTGGCCGCCCGGGTGCGGGAACTGGGCGCGATACCCGGCTCCGGCGCGGGCTGGCCGGCGCGGCTGCTCGAGGAGTGCGCGCTGCTGCACCTGCTCGACCAGGGCTGGCTGCGCCGGGACCGGCTGCCGGAGCCCCTGGCGGCCACCGTCCGCTCCCGGATCGGCCTGCCCGCCGCGGCGGACGGTCCGGCCGAGCGCGACCGCTGGCTGGTCCTCGCCCAGTACGACTCGGCGGACGCGAAACTGACGACCCGCCGGATCTGGCTGTACGGCGCCGAGTCGGGCCGCACCCGCCTGGTGCTGTCCTACGGCGCGGGCGGCCGGGCGCCGGAGCTGTCCCTGCCCGTCGGCCTCGTCCTTGACGCCGAGCTGTCCGGATACCCCGGCGCCGGTCAGTCCCGGGCCGCGCTGGGCGAGCGGTTCGCCGCGCCCGCACCGGCCGGGTTCCGTCCGTCGGGCGTGACCACGGCCGAGGCGGTGGCGCGGTACGGCACGGCCCTGCGCCAGGATCCCTGGCTGGAGTCGGTCCCGGTGACGCTGGAGCGGGTCGTCCCGGTCCCGGACGGCGAGCGGTGGCAACTGGCCGACGCCGAGGGGGACTCGGCCCTGCCGCTGACCCGGACCAACCGCTCCCGACCCGGTCCGTGGCGCCTGCTCGCCCTGTCCGGCGGCGCCCCCGTCACGGTCTTCGGCGAATGCGGCCACCGCGGCTTCACCCCGCTCACGGCCTGGCCGGAGGGCGCGCGGGAGGCGGTGGCCCTGTGCTGA
- a CDS encoding ATP-binding protein produces MPASAQPKTAAPQPSEGAPAEGATALRPHAEQAFAGELAALAAQDDRPRPARWRLSPWAVATYLLGGTLPDGTVITPKYVGPRRIVEVAVTTLATDRALLLLGVPGTAKTWVSEHLAAAVSGDSTLLVQGTAGTPEEAIRYGWNYARLLAHGPSRDALVPSPVMRAMAEGMTARVEELTRIPADVQDTLITILSEKTLPIPELGEEVQAVRGFNLIATANDRDRGVNDLSSALRRRFNTVVLPLPESAEAEVDIVTRRVEQLGRSLDLPAASDGLAEIRRVVTVFRELRDGMTDDGRTKLKSPSGTLSTAEAISVVTHGLALAAHFGDGVLRPADVAAGILGAVVRDPAADRVVWQEYLETVVREREGWTDFYRACREVSA; encoded by the coding sequence ATGCCTGCGTCCGCGCAACCGAAGACCGCCGCACCGCAGCCGAGCGAGGGTGCGCCCGCCGAGGGTGCGACCGCCCTGCGACCGCACGCGGAGCAAGCCTTCGCCGGTGAACTCGCCGCGCTCGCCGCGCAGGACGACCGGCCGCGCCCGGCCCGCTGGAGACTGTCGCCGTGGGCGGTGGCCACGTACCTGCTCGGCGGCACGCTGCCGGACGGCACCGTGATCACGCCGAAGTACGTGGGCCCGCGCCGGATCGTCGAGGTCGCCGTCACCACCCTGGCCACCGACCGCGCCCTGCTCCTGCTCGGCGTGCCCGGCACCGCCAAGACCTGGGTCTCGGAGCATCTGGCCGCCGCCGTCAGCGGTGACTCGACGCTGCTGGTCCAGGGCACCGCGGGCACCCCCGAGGAGGCCATCCGCTACGGCTGGAACTACGCGCGGCTGCTCGCCCACGGCCCGAGCCGCGACGCCCTCGTGCCCAGCCCCGTCATGCGCGCCATGGCCGAGGGCATGACCGCCCGGGTCGAGGAGCTGACCCGCATCCCGGCGGACGTGCAGGACACGCTGATCACGATCCTGTCCGAGAAGACCCTGCCCATACCGGAGCTGGGGGAGGAGGTCCAGGCGGTCCGCGGCTTCAACCTCATCGCCACCGCCAACGACCGCGACCGCGGTGTCAACGACCTCTCCAGCGCGCTGCGCCGCCGCTTCAACACCGTGGTGCTGCCGCTGCCGGAGAGCGCCGAGGCCGAGGTCGACATCGTCACGCGCCGCGTCGAGCAGCTCGGCCGCTCGCTCGACCTGCCGGCCGCGTCCGACGGGTTGGCGGAGATCAGGCGCGTCGTCACCGTCTTCCGCGAACTGCGCGACGGCATGACCGACGACGGCCGTACGAAGCTGAAGTCGCCCAGCGGCACGCTGTCCACGGCCGAGGCGATCTCCGTCGTCACCCATGGCCTCGCGCTCGCCGCCCACTTCGGCGACGGCGTGCTGCGTCCGGCCGACGTCGCGGCGGGCATCCTCGGCGCCGTCGTCCGCGATCCGGCGGCCGACCGGGTCGTCTGGCAGGAGTACCTGGAGACGGTCGTGCGCGAGCGCGAGGGCTGGACGGACTTCTACCGGGCGTGCCGGGAGGTGAGCGCGTGA
- a CDS encoding DUF5682 family protein, whose translation MGRGGPLLLGVRHHGPGSARAVRAALDAARPATVLIEGPPEADALIPLAADPGLRPPVALLAHAVDEPGRSAFWPFAAFSPEWVAVRWALEHGVPARFIDLPAAHTLAWDEETDRDEGAVQEEEGAVQEEGADRRDEGGAGAGGDQVRVDPLAVLAGAAGYDDPERWWEDVVEHRGPGGRDPFAPFAVLAEAMGALRERYGAGGRPRDLVREAQMRLQLRAARREFGDAVAVVCGAWHVPALGAKTTVTADRALLKGLPKVKADLTWVPWTHRRLARSSGYGAGIESPGWYGHLFHAPDRPVERWLTKVAGLLREEDRIVSSAHVIEAVRLAETLAVLRGRPLPGLGETTEAVRAVMCDGSDVPLALVHDRLVVGDVLGEVPETAPAVPLQRDLARHQRALRLKPEALERDLELDLRRDTDAARSRLLHRLRLLGIGWGEPGPARGSTGTFRETWRLRWQPELSVRVAEAGVWGTTVAGAARARAEADAAAAGALAEITALAERCLLAGLSDALPVVMRALADRAALDTDVGHLAQALPALVRSLRYGDVRGTDIRALAGVAAGLAERVFVGLPPACAGLDADAAERMRGHVDAVHTAVGLLGESLTGTPGAEGAAPGPAHTVDAPAQDGTPATSADGRAADPRALGGLRTRWRAVLRVLALRDTVPGVIRGRAVRLLLDEGVLAAGEAARLMGLALSPGTPPADAAAWIEGFAGGGGGLLLVHDERLLGLLDGWLTGVSAEAFTDVLPLLRRTFAAYEPGVRRTLGELVRRGPGERAGAAARGLTAPGFAAEPDTGRADAVLPVLRLLLGPDPEPAADPAAESAPDPDGRSGTTTYDNGLAGVAG comes from the coding sequence ATGGGCCGGGGCGGCCCGCTGCTGCTCGGGGTGCGGCACCACGGGCCCGGCTCCGCCCGCGCGGTGCGCGCCGCCCTGGACGCCGCCCGGCCCGCGACCGTCCTGATCGAGGGGCCGCCCGAGGCCGACGCGCTGATCCCGCTGGCCGCCGACCCCGGACTGCGGCCGCCGGTCGCCCTGCTCGCCCACGCCGTGGACGAGCCCGGCCGCTCGGCGTTCTGGCCGTTCGCCGCGTTCAGCCCGGAGTGGGTGGCCGTCCGCTGGGCCCTGGAGCACGGCGTCCCGGCCCGCTTCATCGACCTGCCGGCCGCCCACACCCTCGCGTGGGACGAGGAGACCGACCGGGACGAGGGGGCCGTCCAGGAAGAGGAGGGGGCCGTCCAGGAGGAGGGGGCCGACCGCCGCGACGAGGGCGGCGCCGGGGCCGGCGGCGACCAGGTGCGCGTCGACCCGCTCGCCGTGCTCGCCGGGGCCGCCGGGTACGACGATCCCGAGCGCTGGTGGGAGGACGTCGTGGAACACCGGGGGCCGGGTGGCCGGGACCCGTTCGCCCCGTTCGCGGTGCTCGCCGAGGCCATGGGCGCGCTGCGCGAGCGGTACGGCGCGGGCGGGCGCCCCCGGGACCTGGTGCGCGAGGCGCAGATGCGTCTGCAACTAAGGGCGGCGCGCCGGGAGTTCGGGGACGCGGTGGCCGTGGTGTGCGGGGCCTGGCACGTGCCGGCGCTCGGCGCGAAGACCACCGTCACCGCCGACCGGGCGCTGCTGAAGGGGCTGCCCAAGGTCAAGGCCGATCTGACCTGGGTGCCCTGGACGCACCGCAGGCTGGCCCGGTCGAGCGGCTACGGCGCGGGCATCGAATCGCCGGGCTGGTACGGCCATCTCTTCCACGCCCCCGACCGGCCGGTGGAGCGGTGGCTGACCAAGGTGGCGGGCCTGCTGCGCGAGGAGGACCGGATCGTGTCCTCCGCGCACGTCATCGAGGCCGTACGGCTCGCGGAGACCCTCGCGGTGCTGCGCGGCCGTCCGCTGCCGGGGCTGGGGGAGACCACCGAGGCGGTGCGCGCGGTGATGTGCGACGGCTCGGACGTGCCGCTGGCGCTGGTGCACGACCGGCTGGTGGTCGGGGACGTCCTGGGCGAGGTGCCGGAGACCGCCCCCGCCGTGCCGCTGCAACGCGACCTGGCCCGCCACCAGCGCGCGCTGCGGCTCAAACCCGAGGCGCTGGAGCGCGACCTGGAGCTGGACCTGCGCAGGGACACCGACGCGGCCCGCAGCAGGCTGCTGCACCGGCTGCGGCTGCTCGGCATCGGCTGGGGGGAACCGGGCCCCGCGCGGGGGAGCACGGGCACCTTCCGGGAGACCTGGCGGTTGCGCTGGCAGCCGGAGCTGTCGGTGCGGGTCGCGGAGGCGGGGGTGTGGGGGACCACCGTGGCCGGGGCGGCGCGGGCCCGGGCCGAGGCGGACGCGGCCGCCGCGGGGGCCCTCGCCGAGATCACCGCGCTCGCCGAGCGGTGCCTGCTCGCCGGGCTGTCGGACGCCCTGCCGGTGGTCATGCGGGCGCTCGCCGACCGGGCGGCCCTGGACACGGACGTCGGCCACCTCGCCCAGGCCCTGCCCGCGCTGGTCCGCTCGCTGCGCTACGGCGACGTACGCGGGACCGACATCCGCGCGCTGGCCGGCGTCGCGGCCGGCCTCGCCGAACGGGTCTTCGTCGGCCTCCCTCCCGCCTGCGCCGGGCTGGACGCCGACGCGGCCGAGCGGATGCGCGGGCACGTGGACGCGGTGCACACGGCGGTGGGGCTGCTCGGGGAGAGCCTGACCGGCACGCCCGGCGCCGAGGGAGCCGCGCCGGGGCCGGCGCACACCGTGGACGCCCCCGCGCAGGACGGCACGCCGGCGACCTCCGCCGACGGCCGCGCCGCGGACCCCCGCGCCCTCGGCGGGCTGCGGACGCGCTGGCGGGCCGTGCTGCGCGTCCTCGCGCTGCGGGACACCGTGCCCGGGGTGATCCGGGGGCGGGCCGTGCGGCTGCTGCTGGACGAGGGGGTGCTGGCGGCCGGCGAGGCGGCGCGGCTGATGGGGCTCGCGCTGTCGCCGGGGACGCCACCCGCCGACGCGGCCGCCTGGATCGAGGGCTTCGCGGGCGGCGGGGGCGGCCTGCTGCTGGTGCACGACGAGCGGCTGCTCGGCCTGCTCGACGGCTGGCTGACCGGGGTGTCGGCGGAGGCCTTCACCGACGTGCTGCCACTGCTGCGGCGCACCTTCGCGGCCTACGAGCCGGGGGTGCGCAGAACCCTCGGCGAGCTGGTGCGGCGTGGTCCGGGGGAGCGGGCGGGAGCTGCGGCCCGGGGGCTCACCGCACCCGGCTTCGCCGCCGAGCCGGACACCGGGCGCGCCGACGCCGTGCTGCCGGTGCTGCGCCTGCTGCTCGGCCCCGACCCGGAACCGGCCGCGGACCCGGCCGCGGAATCGGCTCCGGACCCGGACGGCCGGTCCGGGACGACCACGTACGACAACGGACTCGCGGGGGTGGCCGGATGA
- a CDS encoding VWA domain-containing protein, with product MTNATAETAEMVATDPDDPARERLRRWRLVLGGEQADGTGCALSGRDAAMDATLAALYGKGDKAQSGRERTAGLGASAPSVARWLGDIRTYFPSSVVQVMQRDAIDRLGLAALLLEPEMLEAVEADVHLVGTLLSLNKAMPETTKETARAVVRKVVDDLEKRLATRTRATLTGALDRSARVSRPRHHDIDWNRTVAANLKHYLPEYRTVVPERLVGYGRAARSVKKEVILCIDQSGSMAASVVYASVFGAVLASMRSIGTRLVVFDTAVADLTDQLDDPVDVLFGTQLGGGTDINRALAYCQSRISRPAETVVVLISDLYEGGIRDEMLKRVAAMKASGVQFVTLLALSDEGAPAYDREHAAALAALGAPAFACTPDLFPEVMAAALEKRPLPIPDTA from the coding sequence ATGACGAACGCAACGGCGGAGACGGCGGAGATGGTGGCGACAGACCCGGACGACCCGGCGCGGGAGCGGCTGCGGCGCTGGCGGCTGGTGCTCGGCGGGGAGCAGGCCGACGGCACCGGATGCGCGCTGTCCGGGCGGGACGCGGCGATGGACGCCACCCTGGCGGCCCTCTACGGCAAGGGCGACAAGGCGCAGTCGGGGCGGGAGCGCACGGCGGGGCTCGGCGCCTCGGCGCCGTCCGTGGCGCGCTGGCTCGGGGACATCCGCACCTACTTCCCCTCCTCCGTCGTCCAGGTCATGCAGCGCGACGCCATCGACCGGCTGGGGCTCGCCGCGCTGTTGCTGGAGCCGGAGATGCTGGAGGCCGTGGAGGCCGACGTACACCTGGTCGGCACGCTGCTCTCGCTCAACAAGGCGATGCCGGAGACGACGAAGGAGACGGCGCGGGCGGTGGTGCGCAAGGTGGTGGACGACCTGGAGAAGCGGCTCGCCACCCGCACCCGGGCGACCCTGACGGGCGCCCTGGACCGCAGCGCGCGCGTCAGCCGGCCGCGCCACCACGACATCGACTGGAACCGCACCGTCGCGGCCAACCTCAAGCACTACCTGCCCGAGTACCGCACCGTCGTGCCGGAACGGCTGGTCGGCTACGGCCGCGCCGCGCGCTCGGTGAAGAAGGAGGTGATCCTCTGCATCGACCAGTCGGGCTCGATGGCGGCGTCCGTGGTCTACGCGTCCGTCTTCGGCGCGGTCCTCGCCTCCATGCGGTCGATCGGCACCCGGCTGGTCGTCTTCGACACGGCGGTGGCCGACCTCACCGACCAGCTCGACGACCCGGTGGACGTGCTCTTCGGCACCCAGCTGGGCGGCGGCACGGACATCAACCGGGCGCTCGCCTACTGCCAGTCGCGGATCAGCCGGCCCGCCGAGACCGTGGTGGTGCTGATCAGCGACCTCTACGAGGGCGGCATCCGCGACGAGATGCTCAAGCGAGTGGCGGCCATGAAGGCGTCCGGGGTGCAGTTCGTGACGCTGCTGGCGCTGTCCGACGAGGGGGCGCCCGCCTACGACCGGGAGCACGCGGCGGCGCTGGCCGCGCTCGGCGCGCCGGCCTTCGCCTGCACGCCCGACCTGTTCCCGGAGGTGATGGCGGCGGCGCTGGAGAAGCGCCCGCTGCCGATACCGGACACCGCCTGA
- the sucC gene encoding ADP-forming succinate--CoA ligase subunit beta has protein sequence MDLFEYQARDLFAKHDVPVLAGEVIDTPEAAREITERLGGKSVVKAQVKVGGRGKAGGVKLAASADEAVARATDILGMDIKGHTVHKVMIAETAPEIVEEYYVSFLLDRANRTFLSIASVEGGMEIEEVAATRPEAVAKTPIDAIDGVTPEKAREIVEAAKFPAEVADKVADVLVKLWDTFIKEDALLVEVNPLAKVASGDVIALDGKVSLDDNAEFRHPEFEELHDKAAANPLEAAAKAKNLNYVKLDGEVGIIGNGAGLVMSTLDVVAYAGENHGGVKPANFLDIGGGASAQVMANGLEIILGDPDVKSVFVNVFGGITACDEVANGIVQALKLLEDRGEKVEKPLVVRLDGNNAELGRKILTDANHPLVQRVDTMDGAAAKAAELAAAK, from the coding sequence GTGGACCTGTTCGAGTACCAGGCGAGGGACCTCTTCGCCAAGCACGATGTACCGGTGCTGGCCGGTGAAGTCATCGACACGCCTGAGGCGGCGCGCGAGATCACCGAGCGTCTGGGCGGCAAGTCCGTCGTCAAGGCGCAGGTGAAGGTCGGTGGTCGCGGCAAGGCCGGTGGCGTCAAGCTGGCCGCCTCCGCGGACGAGGCCGTCGCCCGCGCGACGGACATCCTCGGCATGGACATCAAGGGCCACACGGTCCACAAGGTGATGATCGCCGAGACCGCCCCGGAGATCGTCGAGGAGTACTACGTCTCCTTCCTCCTCGACCGTGCCAACCGCACCTTCCTCTCCATCGCGTCCGTCGAGGGCGGCATGGAGATCGAGGAGGTGGCGGCCACCCGTCCGGAGGCCGTCGCCAAGACGCCGATCGACGCGATCGACGGTGTGACCCCGGAGAAGGCCCGCGAGATCGTCGAGGCCGCCAAGTTCCCGGCCGAGGTCGCCGACAAGGTGGCCGACGTGCTGGTGAAGCTGTGGGACACCTTCATCAAGGAGGACGCCCTCCTGGTCGAGGTCAACCCGCTGGCCAAGGTCGCCTCCGGCGACGTCATCGCCCTCGACGGCAAGGTCTCCCTGGACGACAACGCCGAGTTCCGTCACCCGGAGTTCGAGGAGCTGCACGACAAGGCCGCGGCCAACCCGCTGGAGGCCGCCGCCAAGGCGAAGAACCTCAACTACGTCAAGCTCGACGGCGAGGTCGGCATCATCGGCAACGGCGCCGGTCTCGTCATGAGCACCCTGGACGTCGTCGCGTACGCCGGTGAGAACCACGGTGGCGTCAAGCCCGCCAACTTCCTGGACATCGGCGGCGGCGCCTCCGCCCAGGTGATGGCGAACGGCCTGGAGATCATCCTGGGCGACCCGGACGTCAAGTCCGTCTTCGTGAACGTCTTCGGTGGCATCACCGCCTGCGACGAGGTCGCCAACGGCATCGTGCAGGCCCTGAAGCTCCTGGAGGACCGCGGCGAGAAGGTCGAGAAGCCGCTCGTCGTCCGCCTCGACGGCAACAACGCCGAGCTGGGCCGGAAGATCCTCACGGACGCCAACCACCCGCTGGTGCAGCGCGTCGACACCATGGACGGCGCGGCCGCGAAGGCCGCCGAGCTGGCCGCCGCCAAGTAA
- the sucD gene encoding succinate--CoA ligase subunit alpha — MAIWLNKDSKVIVQGMTGATGMKHTKLMLGDGTNVVGGVNPRKAGQTVDFDGTEVPVFGTVKEAIEKTGANVSVIFVPEKFTKDAVVEAIDAEIPLAVVITEGIAVHDTASFWAYAGKKGNKTRIIGPNCPGIITPGQSNVGIIPGDITKPGRIGLVSKSGTLTYQMMYELRDIGFSTAVGIGGDPIIGTTHIDALAAFQEDPETELIVMIGEIGGDAEERAAAFIKENVTKPVVGYVAGFTAPEGKTMGHAGAIVSGSSGTAQAKKEALEAAGVKVGKTPTETAKLAREILSA, encoded by the coding sequence ATGGCTATCTGGCTCAACAAGGACAGCAAGGTCATCGTCCAGGGCATGACCGGCGCCACCGGCATGAAGCACACCAAGCTCATGCTCGGTGACGGCACGAACGTCGTGGGCGGCGTGAACCCGCGCAAGGCGGGTCAGACCGTGGACTTCGACGGCACCGAGGTACCCGTCTTCGGCACCGTCAAGGAGGCCATCGAGAAGACCGGCGCCAACGTCTCCGTCATCTTCGTGCCGGAGAAGTTCACGAAGGACGCGGTCGTCGAGGCCATCGACGCCGAGATCCCGCTGGCCGTCGTGATCACCGAGGGCATCGCCGTGCACGACACGGCGTCCTTCTGGGCGTACGCCGGCAAGAAGGGCAACAAGACCCGGATCATCGGCCCGAACTGCCCCGGCATCATCACCCCGGGTCAGTCGAACGTCGGCATCATCCCGGGCGACATCACCAAGCCGGGCCGCATCGGTCTGGTGTCGAAGTCCGGCACGCTGACGTACCAGATGATGTACGAGCTGCGGGACATCGGCTTCTCGACGGCCGTCGGCATCGGTGGCGACCCGATCATCGGCACCACCCACATCGACGCGCTCGCGGCCTTCCAGGAGGACCCCGAGACCGAGCTGATCGTGATGATCGGTGAGATCGGCGGCGACGCCGAGGAGCGTGCGGCCGCGTTCATCAAGGAGAACGTGACCAAGCCGGTCGTCGGCTACGTCGCGGGCTTCACCGCGCCGGAGGGCAAGACCATGGGTCACGCCGGCGCCATCGTCTCCGGCTCCTCCGGCACCGCACAGGCCAAGAAGGAGGCCCTGGAGGCCGCGGGCGTCAAGGTCGGCAAGACCCCGACCGAGACCGCCAAGCTCGCCCGGGAGATCCTCTCCGCCTGA